From Nicotiana tabacum cultivar K326 chromosome 15, ASM71507v2, whole genome shotgun sequence, the proteins below share one genomic window:
- the LOC142169791 gene encoding uncharacterized protein LOC142169791: MARAYKIKDFNRLMQDMDNFDKKVRPSTDYVYVVMDAEQRRNIVCMQKRECSCKQFQVDEIPCPHAMIVLDYTHIEASKYCSAYYTKEYFKKTYEVSVNPLLDETIWDFPTEVLDNVVLPPIVKGKSGRPTKSRRTGLYEYLYTETVTCGLCGKQGHNRITCKNARDN; this comes from the exons aTGGCCAGAGCATACAAAATTAAAGATTTTAATCGCCTCATGCAAGATATGGACAACTTTGATAAGAAG GTAAGGCCTTCAACCGATTATGTATATGTAGTAATGGATGCTGAACAAAGACGGAACATAGTCTGCATGCAAAAAAGGGAATGCTCGTGCAAACAATTTCAAGTGGATGAGATTCCTTGTCCACATGCTATGATAGTATTGGACTACACACACATAGAAGCATCCAAATATTGTTCTGCCTATTACACCAAGGAATACTTCAAGAAGACATATGAAGTATCAGTTAATCCACTTCTAGATGAAACTATATGGGACTTTCCAACAGAGGTGCTAGATAATGTGGTCCTACCACCGATAGTGAAGGGCAAATCAGGAAGACCGACGAAGTCGCGACGCACGGGACTTTATGAATATTTGTATACTGAAACAGTTACCTGTGGACTGTGTGGAAAACAAGGACACAACAGAATAACATGCAAGAATGCTCGAGATAACTAG